From a single Micromonospora sp. WMMD1102 genomic region:
- a CDS encoding GlsB/YeaQ/YmgE family stress response membrane protein, with the protein MELTVWGIITALVVGLIIGALGRLVVPGRQDMPIWLTMLIGVGAALLGTVVARAAGIATQTAGIDWMELLVQVALAAIAVALVAGVGRRRRVSRY; encoded by the coding sequence GTGGAACTCACCGTCTGGGGTATCATCACCGCGCTCGTCGTCGGTCTCATCATCGGCGCCCTCGGCCGTCTGGTCGTACCAGGCCGCCAGGACATGCCGATCTGGCTGACGATGCTGATCGGTGTCGGTGCGGCGCTGCTCGGCACGGTCGTCGCCCGGGCCGCCGGCATCGCGACGCAGACCGCCGGCATCGACTGGATGGAGCTGCTGGTCCAGGTCGCCCTGGCCGCCATCGCGGTGGCGCTGGTCGCCGGAGTCGGCCGCCGTCGCCGAGTCAGCCGGTACTGA
- a CDS encoding phytanoyl-CoA dioxygenase family protein, whose protein sequence is MFDYGGRTGYEPISDTDRKEFHEQGFLLLRNVLTEDHRAALEAAVDRVYAEEKAAGNTTKDGTLHLLGFVERDELFGELLTHPISFPYMWGLAGWNIYTHHNHLDVTPPALEPEKPYWGWHQDGYRQNSDPETMDPNLPRPMFSLKVAYVLSDLSEKGRGATKVIPGSHLWNSLPRPADLSVHNPDPEGTVEITANPGDAFIFDRRQWHSRSTNLSTITRKMLFVGYTYRWIRPLDELHPDKNGEWYKNRTPVQRQLIGEGTHTANYWGINWDGYVDDEIPLRKELKERGLLDRSIPWLR, encoded by the coding sequence GTGTTCGACTACGGCGGCCGCACCGGCTACGAGCCGATCAGTGACACGGATCGCAAGGAGTTCCACGAGCAGGGCTTCCTGTTGCTCCGCAATGTCCTGACCGAGGACCACCGGGCGGCCCTGGAGGCGGCGGTCGACCGGGTCTACGCCGAGGAGAAGGCGGCCGGCAACACCACCAAGGACGGCACGCTGCACCTGCTCGGCTTCGTGGAGCGGGACGAGCTCTTCGGCGAGCTGCTCACCCACCCGATCTCGTTCCCCTACATGTGGGGCCTGGCCGGGTGGAACATCTACACCCACCACAACCACCTGGACGTCACCCCGCCGGCCCTGGAGCCGGAGAAGCCGTACTGGGGCTGGCACCAGGACGGCTACCGGCAGAACTCGGACCCGGAGACGATGGATCCGAACCTGCCCCGGCCGATGTTCTCGCTCAAGGTCGCGTACGTGCTCTCCGACCTGTCGGAGAAGGGCCGTGGGGCGACCAAGGTCATCCCCGGCAGCCACCTGTGGAACTCGCTGCCGCGCCCGGCCGACCTGAGCGTGCACAACCCGGACCCGGAGGGGACGGTCGAGATCACCGCCAACCCCGGCGACGCCTTCATCTTCGACCGGCGGCAGTGGCACTCCCGGTCCACCAACCTCTCCACCATCACCCGGAAGATGCTCTTCGTCGGCTACACCTACCGGTGGATCCGGCCGCTGGACGAGCTGCACCCGGACAAGAACGGCGAGTGGTACAAGAACCGGACCCCGGTGCAGCGTCAGTTGATCGGTGAGGGCACCCACACCGCCAACTACTGGGGCATCAACTGGGACGGCTACGTCGACGACGAGATCCCGCTGCGCAAGGAGCTGAAGGAGCGCGGTCTGCTCGACCGCAGCATCCCCTGGCTGCGCTGA
- the hemW gene encoding radical SAM family heme chaperone HemW: MPKVLPAGEPVPVDGSLPEAALARVGERGFGVYVHVPFCASRCGYCDFNTYTATELGGTAGRDGYADQVLAELRLADRALADRPPGRVDTVFVGGGTPTLLPPDDLARILDGIDRTWGLAADAEVSTEANPESVTPESLSALRAAGYTRISLGMQSVAQPVLAILDRRHTAGRATEAAREAREAGFEHVNLDLIYGTPGERAEDFAASLDAVLAAGVDHVSAYALIVEDGTRLAARIGRGELVYPDDDVAADRYLAAEAELSGAGFSWYEVSNWARTPAAACRHNLLYWTGGDWWGLGPGAHSHVGGVRWWNVKHPSSYAARLGAGQSPGEGRELLSAGERHTEEVLLRVRLATGLPLAVLDEPGRAGATRARENGLLDGAAYDAGRAVLTLRGRLLADAVVRDLLP; the protein is encoded by the coding sequence ATGCCAAAAGTCCTCCCCGCCGGCGAGCCCGTACCCGTCGACGGGTCGCTGCCCGAAGCCGCCCTGGCCAGGGTGGGTGAGCGTGGCTTCGGCGTCTACGTGCACGTGCCGTTCTGCGCCAGCCGGTGCGGCTACTGCGACTTCAACACGTACACCGCGACCGAACTCGGCGGTACGGCGGGCCGGGACGGGTACGCCGACCAGGTGCTCGCCGAGTTGCGCCTGGCCGACCGGGCGCTGGCGGACCGGCCGCCGGGCCGGGTCGACACGGTCTTCGTCGGCGGCGGGACCCCCACCCTGCTGCCCCCGGACGATCTGGCCCGGATCCTGGACGGCATCGACCGGACCTGGGGGCTGGCCGCCGACGCCGAGGTCAGCACCGAGGCCAACCCGGAGTCGGTGACCCCGGAGTCGCTCTCCGCGCTGCGGGCCGCCGGCTACACCCGGATATCCCTGGGCATGCAGTCGGTCGCCCAGCCGGTGCTGGCGATCCTCGACCGCCGGCACACCGCCGGCCGGGCGACCGAGGCGGCCCGGGAGGCCCGGGAAGCCGGGTTCGAGCACGTCAACCTGGACCTGATCTACGGGACGCCGGGGGAGCGGGCGGAGGACTTCGCGGCCTCGCTCGACGCGGTGCTGGCCGCCGGGGTGGACCACGTCAGCGCGTACGCCCTGATCGTGGAGGACGGCACCCGACTGGCCGCCCGGATCGGGCGGGGGGAGCTGGTGTACCCGGACGACGACGTGGCGGCGGACCGCTACCTGGCCGCCGAGGCGGAGCTGTCCGGGGCCGGTTTCTCCTGGTACGAGGTCTCCAACTGGGCCCGTACGCCGGCCGCGGCCTGCCGGCACAACCTGCTCTACTGGACCGGCGGCGACTGGTGGGGACTCGGGCCGGGCGCGCACAGCCACGTCGGCGGGGTCCGCTGGTGGAACGTCAAGCACCCGTCGAGCTACGCGGCCCGACTCGGTGCGGGGCAGTCCCCGGGGGAGGGCCGGGAGCTGCTCTCGGCCGGGGAGCGGCACACCGAGGAGGTGCTGCTGCGGGTGCGGCTCGCCACCGGACTGCCGCTGGCCGTCCTGGACGAGCCGGGGCGGGCGGGTGCGACCCGGGCCCGGGAGAACGGGCTGCTGGACGGCGCGGCGTACGACGCGGGGCGGGCGGTACTCACCCTGCGCGGGCGACTGCTGGCCGACGCCGTCGTCCGCGACCTGCTGCCCTGA
- a CDS encoding enoyl-CoA hydratase-related protein — MTSAPDPLVRVSTTHGVTTLTLDSPHNRNALSSTLLAQLLDALGTAAADDDVRVVVLSHTGPVFSSGADLKETAAAYREGTVPVAMLGDVLGAIWECPKPVVARIGGPARAGGLGLIAAADVAVCAQEATFAFTEVRLGVVPAVISATVLPRLQPRAAAELYLTGDTFDGRRAAEIGLVTTVTTAEALDETVASYCLALVRGAPGALAGAKELLRRGSETDFRAGLAELRDLSVRYFHSEEGREGVAAFGEKRPARWVPGS; from the coding sequence ATGACCTCAGCCCCCGATCCGCTCGTCCGGGTCTCCACCACGCACGGGGTGACGACCCTCACCCTGGACAGCCCGCACAACCGCAACGCGCTCTCCAGCACCCTGCTGGCCCAACTCCTCGACGCGCTGGGCACGGCGGCGGCGGACGACGACGTACGGGTGGTGGTGCTCTCGCACACCGGGCCGGTCTTCAGCTCCGGAGCCGACCTGAAGGAGACGGCGGCGGCGTACCGCGAGGGCACGGTGCCGGTGGCGATGCTCGGTGACGTACTCGGGGCGATCTGGGAGTGCCCGAAGCCGGTGGTGGCCCGGATCGGCGGGCCGGCCCGGGCGGGTGGCCTCGGCCTGATCGCGGCGGCCGACGTGGCGGTCTGCGCCCAGGAGGCGACCTTCGCGTTCACCGAGGTACGCCTCGGGGTGGTCCCGGCGGTGATCTCGGCGACCGTGCTGCCCCGGCTGCAACCCCGGGCCGCCGCCGAGCTCTATCTGACCGGGGACACCTTCGACGGGCGCCGGGCGGCCGAGATCGGGCTGGTCACCACGGTCACCACCGCCGAGGCGCTGGACGAGACCGTCGCCTCGTACTGCCTGGCGCTGGTCCGGGGCGCCCCGGGCGCGCTGGCCGGGGCGAAGGAGCTGCTCCGGCGCGGCTCCGAGACGGATTTCCGGGCCGGCCTGGCCGAACTGCGCGACCTGTCGGTGCGGTACTTCCACTCCGAGGAGGGTCGGGAGGGCGTCGCCGCGTTCGGTGAGAAACGGCCCGCCCGGTGGGTACCCGGGAGCTGA
- the hrcA gene encoding heat-inducible transcriptional repressor HrcA codes for MGLDDRKLDVLRAIVEDYVATQEPVGSKALVERHQLGVSPATVRNDMAVLEEEGYIRQPHTSAGRVPTDRGYRLFVDRLSRVKPLTPAERRAIERFLVGAVDLDDVVHRTVRLLAQLTRQVAVVQYPSLARSAVRHLELVPISTTRLMLVMIADTGRVEQRLVELPAPITADDVTDLRRLINEQLAGKKLADTPPLVQALVDEVVPGLRPAMTTLATVLLETLVERHEERLALAGTANLTRGGLLDFQGSLRPILEALEEEVILLKLIGEVEPNTLQVRIGDENEIDNLRGTSVVSTGYGPGATIVGGLGVLGPTRMDYPGTIATVRAVARYVGDVLAQN; via the coding sequence ATGGGTCTCGACGACCGCAAGCTCGACGTGCTGCGCGCGATCGTGGAGGACTACGTCGCCACCCAGGAACCGGTCGGCAGCAAGGCACTTGTCGAGCGTCACCAGCTCGGGGTCTCCCCGGCCACCGTCCGCAACGACATGGCCGTGCTGGAGGAGGAGGGCTACATCCGGCAGCCGCACACAAGTGCCGGTCGGGTTCCCACCGACCGTGGCTACCGGCTCTTCGTGGACCGGCTCTCCCGGGTCAAGCCGCTGACCCCGGCCGAGCGCCGGGCGATCGAGCGGTTCCTGGTCGGCGCGGTGGACCTCGACGACGTGGTGCACCGTACGGTCCGGCTGCTCGCCCAGCTCACCCGGCAGGTGGCCGTGGTGCAGTACCCGAGCCTGGCCCGCTCCGCCGTCCGGCACCTGGAACTGGTGCCGATCTCCACCACCCGGCTGATGCTGGTCATGATCGCCGACACCGGCCGGGTCGAGCAGCGGCTGGTCGAGCTGCCGGCGCCGATCACCGCCGACGACGTGACCGACCTACGCCGGCTGATCAACGAGCAGCTCGCCGGCAAGAAGCTCGCCGACACCCCGCCGCTGGTCCAGGCACTCGTCGACGAGGTCGTCCCCGGGCTCCGCCCGGCGATGACCACGCTCGCCACGGTGCTGCTGGAAACCCTTGTCGAGCGGCACGAGGAGCGGCTCGCCCTGGCCGGCACCGCGAACCTGACCCGGGGCGGGCTGCTCGACTTCCAGGGCTCGCTGCGACCGATCCTCGAGGCCCTCGAGGAGGAGGTCATCCTGCTCAAGCTGATCGGCGAGGTGGAGCCGAACACCCTCCAGGTGCGGATCGGCGACGAGAACGAGATCGACAACCTCCGGGGCACCTCGGTGGTCAGCACCGGATACGGTCCGGGTGCGACCATCGTCGGCGGACTCGGCGTGTTGGGGCCCACCCGGATGGACTATCCGGGCACCATCGCCACGGTGCGGGCCGTGGCACGCTACGTCGGCGACGTGCTGGCGCAGAACTGA
- a CDS encoding glycoside hydrolase family 3 C-terminal domain-containing protein — MTVDRRDGKTTGEDGTTAHPDGPTVGDRATAGGDEAVLERALAALDLETRVRLLSGQDFWTLPAVPGIGLGTLVMSDGPIGVRGVRWAPDNPSIALPSPTALAATWDPELARQAGRVLGAECRRNGIHLLLAPTVNLHRSPLGGRHFECYSEDPLLTAEIGVGYVTGVQDLGVGATVKHLVANDSETERMTVDVRVSERALREVYLYPFERIVAAGVWAVMAAYNGVNGHTMTEHAGLLRDLLKREWGFDGVVVSDWTAARSTGASANAGLDVVMPAVGDPWGAALVAAVRAGTVAEAEVADKVRRVLRLAGRAGLLDGVPPAVDPADLPRPPDGAAVAHAVAVNSFVLARNDGDLLPLDPGRLRRVAVLGALADDARIQGGGSALVSPPHAISPLAGLTAALPDTELGYAVGADPRLRLPAAGGVAWTPITATLRDVDGRARYSTELDRATVRWMGELPEGMPPAELASIELRAVHTPRGSGTARLSVEGFGFLTLTVDGAELFAGPLADPAEEPGTVFRGTVERRFEIPVRAGEPVEVLLRRRFVDGDHPGFVSVTLGHAEPPAAAGESLPETLPDEESLAEALLDEAVRLAAGADVAVVVVGTTEEVESEGFDRSTLALPGRQDELVRRVAAANPRTVVVVNAGSPVLMPWADEVAAILLTWFPGQEAGAALADVLRGRAEPGGRLPTTWPRRPEDCPALPTTPVDGVLDYSDGVFVGYRGWRAEPLFPFGHGLGYTDWAYESLTVDEAAEGPVAVVTVRNTGHRPGREVVQVYVGPEVADPERPVRWLAGFAAATAAPGETVTVRVPLPERTFQVWEPDGWRTRTGRYRVEAAHSLGDLRRSATVDLDS, encoded by the coding sequence AGACGACCGGCGAGGACGGGACGACGGCACACCCGGACGGGCCGACGGTCGGGGACAGGGCGACGGCCGGCGGGGACGAGGCGGTGCTGGAGCGGGCGCTCGCCGCGCTCGACCTGGAGACCCGGGTACGGCTGCTCTCCGGTCAGGACTTCTGGACCCTGCCGGCGGTACCCGGGATCGGGCTCGGCACGCTCGTGATGTCGGACGGCCCGATCGGGGTACGCGGCGTCCGCTGGGCCCCGGACAACCCGTCGATCGCCCTGCCCAGCCCGACCGCGCTGGCCGCCACCTGGGATCCCGAGCTGGCCCGGCAGGCCGGCCGGGTGCTCGGCGCCGAGTGCCGGCGCAACGGCATCCACCTGCTCCTCGCCCCCACCGTCAACCTGCACCGCAGCCCGCTCGGCGGCCGGCACTTCGAGTGCTATTCCGAGGACCCGCTGCTCACCGCCGAGATCGGCGTCGGCTACGTCACCGGAGTGCAGGATCTCGGTGTCGGGGCCACGGTCAAGCACCTGGTCGCCAACGACTCGGAGACGGAGCGGATGACCGTGGACGTCCGGGTCTCCGAGCGGGCGCTCCGGGAGGTCTACCTCTATCCGTTCGAGCGGATCGTCGCCGCCGGGGTCTGGGCGGTGATGGCGGCGTACAACGGGGTGAACGGTCACACCATGACCGAGCACGCCGGGCTGCTGCGGGACCTGCTCAAGCGGGAGTGGGGCTTCGACGGGGTGGTGGTCTCCGACTGGACGGCGGCGCGGAGCACCGGGGCGTCCGCGAACGCCGGGCTCGACGTGGTGATGCCGGCCGTCGGCGATCCGTGGGGCGCCGCGCTGGTCGCCGCCGTCCGCGCCGGCACCGTCGCCGAGGCGGAGGTGGCCGACAAGGTACGCCGGGTGCTCCGGCTCGCCGGCCGGGCCGGGCTGCTCGACGGCGTACCTCCGGCGGTGGACCCGGCCGACCTGCCGCGCCCGCCGGACGGCGCCGCCGTGGCGCACGCGGTCGCGGTCAACTCCTTCGTGCTGGCCCGCAACGACGGCGACCTGCTGCCGCTCGACCCCGGCCGGCTGCGCCGGGTCGCGGTGCTCGGCGCGCTCGCCGACGACGCCCGGATCCAGGGCGGCGGCAGTGCGCTGGTCTCGCCGCCGCACGCGATCTCGCCGCTCGCCGGGTTGACCGCCGCGCTCCCGGACACCGAACTCGGGTACGCGGTCGGCGCCGACCCCCGGCTCCGGCTGCCGGCCGCCGGTGGTGTCGCCTGGACCCCGATCACCGCGACGCTGCGCGACGTCGACGGGCGGGCGCGCTACTCGACGGAGCTGGACCGGGCCACCGTGCGCTGGATGGGCGAGCTGCCCGAGGGGATGCCGCCGGCGGAGCTGGCCAGCATCGAACTGCGCGCCGTGCACACACCGCGCGGCAGCGGCACCGCCCGGCTCTCCGTCGAGGGCTTCGGATTCCTCACCCTCACCGTGGACGGTGCCGAACTCTTCGCCGGCCCGCTCGCCGACCCGGCCGAGGAGCCCGGAACCGTATTCCGAGGCACCGTCGAGCGCCGGTTCGAGATCCCGGTCCGGGCCGGCGAGCCGGTCGAGGTGCTGCTGCGCCGGCGGTTCGTCGACGGCGACCATCCGGGCTTCGTGTCGGTCACCCTCGGACACGCCGAGCCGCCCGCCGCCGCCGGGGAGTCCCTGCCGGAGACGTTGCCCGACGAGGAATCCCTGGCGGAGGCCCTGCTCGACGAGGCGGTCCGGCTGGCCGCCGGGGCCGACGTCGCGGTGGTGGTGGTCGGCACCACCGAGGAGGTCGAGTCGGAGGGGTTCGACCGGAGCACGCTGGCGCTGCCCGGCCGGCAGGACGAACTGGTCCGCCGGGTGGCGGCGGCCAATCCCCGTACGGTGGTGGTGGTCAACGCCGGCTCACCGGTGCTGATGCCCTGGGCGGACGAGGTGGCGGCGATCCTGCTGACCTGGTTTCCCGGTCAGGAGGCCGGGGCGGCGCTCGCCGACGTACTGCGGGGGCGGGCGGAACCGGGCGGACGGCTGCCGACCACCTGGCCGCGCCGGCCCGAGGACTGCCCGGCGCTGCCCACCACCCCGGTCGACGGGGTGCTCGACTACTCCGACGGGGTCTTCGTCGGCTACCGGGGCTGGCGGGCCGAGCCGCTCTTCCCGTTCGGGCACGGGCTCGGCTACACCGACTGGGCGTACGAGTCCCTGACGGTGGACGAGGCGGCGGAGGGGCCGGTCGCGGTGGTCACCGTCCGGAACACCGGCCACCGGCCGGGCCGCGAGGTGGTGCAGGTGTACGTCGGCCCGGAGGTCGCCGACCCGGAGCGTCCGGTCCGCTGGCTGGCCGGCTTCGCCGCTGCCACCGCCGCTCCCGGCGAGACGGTGACGGTCCGGGTGCCGTTGCCGGAGCGCACCTTCCAGGTCTGGGAGCCGGACGGCTGGCGGACCCGCACCGGCCGGTACCGGGTCGAGGCGGCGCACAGCCTCGGCGACCTGCGCCGGAGCGCCACCGTCGACCTCGATTCCTGA
- a CDS encoding DUF4870 domain-containing protein: MTEPPRPPGEYGGPPQDPTTPMNPGQYPPPGEGYPPPAAPQYGAPGTPPPTSGGGTYPTSGGGTYPTSGGGTYPTSGGGYPPQGGSYPPPGGGYPPPGGQPPGYPPSGGQPPGGYPGAGYPPQGGYPPQGGYPPQGGYPGNPYGAPAPHGYANSDEKTWALIAHFGGIVVGFIASLVALLAKGNESPTVRAHAVEALNFQITWGIISIVSLVVGTCTVVLFFLPLIAWVVVLIFSIIAGMKANEGVLYRYPMTIRMIK; encoded by the coding sequence ATGACTGAACCGCCCCGCCCTCCCGGAGAATACGGCGGTCCGCCGCAGGACCCGACCACCCCGATGAACCCGGGCCAGTACCCGCCGCCGGGCGAGGGGTATCCCCCGCCCGCCGCACCGCAGTACGGTGCGCCCGGCACGCCCCCGCCGACCTCGGGCGGCGGCACCTATCCGACGTCCGGTGGCGGCACCTACCCGACCTCAGGCGGCGGGACGTACCCGACCTCCGGTGGCGGCTACCCGCCCCAGGGCGGGAGCTACCCACCCCCCGGTGGCGGCTACCCGCCGCCCGGTGGCCAGCCGCCCGGTTACCCGCCGTCCGGTGGCCAGCCGCCCGGCGGATACCCCGGCGCCGGCTACCCGCCGCAGGGCGGCTACCCGCCGCAGGGCGGCTACCCGCCGCAGGGCGGCTACCCCGGCAACCCCTACGGCGCACCGGCACCGCACGGCTATGCCAACAGCGACGAGAAGACCTGGGCCCTGATCGCGCACTTCGGCGGCATCGTGGTCGGCTTCATCGCCTCGCTCGTGGCGCTGCTCGCCAAGGGCAACGAGTCGCCGACCGTGCGCGCGCACGCGGTCGAGGCGCTCAACTTCCAGATCACCTGGGGCATCATCTCGATCGTCTCGCTCGTCGTCGGGACCTGCACCGTGGTGCTCTTCTTCCTGCCGCTGATCGCCTGGGTGGTGGTGCTGATCTTCTCGATCATCGCCGGCATGAAGGCCAACGAGGGCGTGCTGTACCGCTACCCGATGACCATTCGCATGATCAAGTAA
- a CDS encoding NUDIX domain-containing protein, which yields MIPRGYGPGASFCPRCATALPGPAPTTCTRCRYQLFVNARPTVGLVILDREVAPGRLAGPDPEVGPASPATPASPVGSASPAGPEQPPGVDRARERGLAGVRFLALRRAAEPMAGRWETPGGFCDGWEHPAEAAVREAREELGVSVTLGELLGMYVGSYEFQDETLPVLDTFFLATLDDPRIVLNPAESAELGWLPLVNPPPLAFATMDAAVRDAVGRLGD from the coding sequence GTGATTCCCCGGGGGTACGGCCCCGGCGCCTCCTTCTGCCCCCGGTGCGCGACCGCCCTGCCCGGCCCCGCCCCGACCACCTGCACCCGGTGCCGCTACCAGCTTTTCGTCAACGCCCGCCCGACGGTCGGCCTGGTCATCCTGGACCGCGAGGTCGCACCCGGCCGCCTCGCCGGCCCGGACCCTGAGGTCGGACCGGCCAGCCCTGCTACGCCGGCCAGCCCTGTCGGCTCGGCCAGCCCCGCCGGCCCGGAGCAGCCACCCGGCGTGGACCGGGCCCGGGAACGCGGCCTGGCGGGGGTGCGCTTCCTGGCGCTGCGCCGGGCGGCGGAGCCGATGGCGGGCCGGTGGGAGACCCCGGGTGGATTCTGTGACGGCTGGGAGCACCCGGCGGAGGCGGCGGTGCGGGAGGCCCGGGAGGAACTCGGGGTCTCGGTCACCCTCGGCGAACTTCTCGGCATGTACGTCGGCAGCTACGAGTTCCAGGACGAGACGCTGCCGGTACTCGACACGTTCTTCCTGGCCACCCTGGACGACCCGCGGATCGTGCTCAATCCGGCCGAGTCCGCCGAGCTGGGTTGGCTCCCGCTGGTGAACCCGCCCCCACTGGCTTTCGCCACCATGGATGCGGCGGTTCGGGACGCGGTAGGACGTCTGGGCGACTAG
- the dnaJ gene encoding molecular chaperone DnaJ, which translates to MAKDYYGILGVSRDASDDDIKRAYRRLARQYHPDVNPDPEAHEKFKDINAAYEVLSDDQKRQIVDLGGDPLAPGGGPGAGPGGAGGPFVGFQDIMDAFFGAAGGSRGPRPRTRPGADAILRLELDLPETAFGVEAPITVDTAVLCTTCTGAGTAPGTHLATCEACGGRGEVQSVQRTFLGQVVSSRPCTVCQGYGTVIPHPCPTCAGDGRVRTRRSLTVKIPAGVEDGMRIRLAQQGEVGPGGGTAGDLYVEIHERPHDVYSRKGDDLHCRVTVPMTAAALGTRLTIKTLDSEEPVDVKPGTQPGSTLRLRARGVPHLRGAGRGDLYVHLDVRTPTKLDADQERMLREFAKTRGEEVAELTKQGGFFSRMRDAFNGHG; encoded by the coding sequence GTGGCCAAGGACTACTACGGGATTCTCGGCGTCAGCCGGGACGCCTCCGACGACGACATCAAGCGCGCCTACCGCAGGTTGGCGCGGCAGTACCACCCGGACGTGAATCCGGATCCGGAGGCACACGAGAAGTTCAAGGACATCAACGCCGCGTACGAGGTCCTCTCGGACGACCAGAAGCGGCAGATCGTCGACCTCGGCGGTGACCCGCTGGCCCCCGGTGGCGGACCCGGTGCCGGTCCCGGCGGTGCGGGCGGCCCCTTCGTCGGCTTCCAGGACATCATGGACGCCTTCTTCGGGGCGGCCGGCGGCTCCCGGGGCCCGCGTCCGCGCACCCGGCCCGGTGCCGACGCGATCCTGCGGCTCGAACTCGACCTGCCGGAGACCGCGTTCGGGGTGGAGGCGCCGATCACGGTGGACACGGCCGTGCTCTGCACCACCTGCACCGGCGCAGGCACGGCACCCGGCACCCACCTGGCCACCTGCGAGGCGTGCGGCGGGCGCGGCGAGGTGCAGTCGGTGCAGCGCACCTTCCTCGGCCAGGTCGTCTCGTCCCGGCCGTGCACCGTCTGCCAGGGGTACGGCACGGTCATCCCGCACCCCTGCCCGACCTGCGCCGGTGACGGCCGGGTGCGCACCCGCCGCTCGCTGACCGTCAAGATCCCGGCCGGGGTCGAGGACGGCATGCGGATCCGGCTGGCCCAGCAGGGCGAGGTCGGCCCCGGCGGCGGTACGGCCGGCGACCTCTACGTGGAGATCCACGAGCGGCCGCACGACGTCTACTCCCGCAAGGGCGACGACCTGCACTGCCGGGTCACGGTGCCGATGACCGCCGCCGCGCTCGGCACCCGGCTGACCATCAAGACGCTGGACAGCGAGGAACCGGTCGACGTCAAGCCGGGCACCCAGCCGGGCTCGACGCTGCGGCTGCGGGCCCGGGGCGTGCCGCACCTGCGCGGTGCCGGCCGGGGCGACCTCTACGTGCACCTCGACGTGCGTACCCCGACCAAGCTCGACGCCGACCAGGAGCGGATGCTGCGCGAGTTCGCCAAGACCCGGGGCGAGGAGGTTGCCGAGCTGACCAAGCAGGGCGGCTTCTTCTCCCGGATGCGGGACGCCTTCAACGGCCACGGCTGA
- a CDS encoding 16S rRNA (uracil(1498)-N(3))-methyltransferase, with the protein MSAPLFLVESLPPGDSVTLDGPEGHHAVTVQRLRTGEELLLADGRGGTVTAVVTAVGRGTLTGRVTARRYAEPPDPRLVVVQGIAKGDRAELAVQAMTEVGVDEIVPWAAERSVVQWRGDRGVRARDRWVATAREAAKQARRPWLPAVAGSAQAPDESTRALARRIAAATAGFVLHEEAVDRLGSAELPSTGDIVLVVGPEGGVSPTELAALASAGAVPVRLGPEVLRTSTAGVAALAVLSARLGRW; encoded by the coding sequence GTGAGTGCGCCGCTGTTCCTGGTCGAGTCGCTGCCGCCGGGCGACTCCGTCACCCTCGACGGGCCGGAGGGGCACCACGCCGTGACGGTGCAGCGGCTGCGTACCGGCGAGGAGCTGCTGCTCGCCGACGGGCGCGGCGGCACCGTCACCGCCGTGGTCACCGCCGTCGGCCGGGGCACCCTGACCGGCAGGGTCACCGCCCGCCGCTACGCCGAGCCGCCCGACCCGCGCCTGGTGGTGGTGCAGGGCATCGCCAAGGGAGACCGGGCCGAACTCGCCGTGCAGGCGATGACCGAGGTCGGGGTGGACGAGATCGTGCCCTGGGCGGCCGAACGCTCGGTGGTGCAGTGGCGCGGCGACCGGGGCGTCCGGGCCCGGGACCGCTGGGTGGCGACCGCCCGCGAGGCGGCCAAGCAGGCCCGCCGGCCCTGGCTGCCGGCCGTCGCCGGATCGGCGCAGGCGCCGGACGAGTCGACCCGGGCGCTGGCCCGGCGGATCGCCGCCGCGACGGCCGGTTTCGTGCTGCACGAGGAGGCGGTGGACCGGCTCGGCTCCGCCGAACTGCCGTCGACCGGCGACATCGTGCTGGTGGTCGGCCCCGAGGGCGGGGTGTCGCCGACCGAGCTGGCGGCGCTCGCCTCGGCCGGTGCCGTACCGGTCCGGCTCGGCCCCGAGGTGCTGCGTACCTCCACCGCCGGAGTCGCCGCACTGGCCGTACTCTCGGCCCGGCTCGGCCGCTGGTGA